A DNA window from bacterium contains the following coding sequences:
- a CDS encoding quinate 5-dehydrogenase, with amino-acid sequence MPVAISVLSVSLGSSKRDKKVSTALLGEQVIIERRGTDGDINAAIRLIREMDGKVDAIGLGGIDLYLWVGDRKYVVRDALKMAQAARKSPVVDGSGLKNTLERRTVEWLAQKFEGTPKLSDSRAMMTSGIDRTGMAQSLWKYCRSVVFGDLAFALGIGIPIRSLKTLFFLGSVLLPIVTRLPFTWIYPTGEKQEKQTPKYPKLFESADWICGDFHYIKRYAPSNLNGKVILTNTTTEEDVTMLAGRGVRWLVTTTPVFEGRSFGTNLLEACIVALIKRSHSEGYLPTLADYEAYLNKLEITPSVRALDKAN; translated from the coding sequence ATGCCAGTGGCTATCAGCGTTTTAAGCGTTTCTCTCGGAAGCTCCAAGCGGGACAAAAAAGTTTCCACGGCGCTTTTAGGAGAACAGGTCATTATTGAAAGGCGCGGCACCGATGGCGATATTAACGCCGCCATCCGGCTGATCCGCGAAATGGACGGAAAGGTGGACGCGATCGGTCTCGGCGGGATTGATCTTTACTTATGGGTCGGAGACCGCAAATACGTCGTCAGAGATGCGCTTAAAATGGCGCAGGCGGCCAGGAAATCGCCTGTTGTGGACGGCAGCGGTCTAAAAAACACGCTTGAGCGGCGCACCGTAGAGTGGCTGGCGCAAAAGTTCGAGGGTACTCCAAAACTTTCGGATTCGCGGGCGATGATGACTAGCGGCATAGACCGCACGGGAATGGCGCAATCGTTATGGAAATACTGCAGAAGCGTCGTTTTCGGCGATCTTGCATTCGCCTTGGGAATCGGGATACCCATTCGTAGTCTGAAAACGTTGTTCTTCCTTGGCAGCGTGCTGCTGCCCATTGTCACGCGCCTGCCGTTCACATGGATTTATCCGACGGGCGAAAAGCAGGAGAAACAAACTCCGAAGTATCCAAAGTTGTTCGAGAGCGCCGACTGGATATGCGGCGACTTTCATTACATAAAGCGGTACGCGCCGTCAAATTTGAACGGCAAGGTGATTCTTACAAACACGACAACAGAAGAAGACGTGACAATGCTCGCAGGCCGGGGCGTGAGATGGCTTGTTACGACAACTCCCGTTTTCGAGGGCCGGAGCTTTGGAACCAATCTTCTGGAAGCGTGCATCGTCGCGTTGATCAAGCGCTCGCACAGCGAGGGATATTTGCCGACATTAGCCGATTACGAAGCGTATTTGAACAAGCTGGAAATCACACCATCGGTTCGCGCATTGGATAAGGCAAATTAA
- a CDS encoding mechanosensitive ion channel family protein: protein MEDLPVRVTTEWLTPVVTGYLAHGARIVLIIVGSWIALAAGNLLSKRIADRASKRLESEPGIAERVRTVSGVLRNLYRYVVVFIASLLVLSEFGVDLGPLLAGAGILGLAIGFGSQELVKDVIAGYFILIEGEFGVGDVIKVGEHVGTVERLGLRNIKLVAFDGSIHVIPNSQVSTLVVLSKGFARAFLKVDVAYSTDFDKVRTLLSEYSLGLMKELDYILGEPEILGVNSLKDSGVEYFIAIKVKPGKQHELQRRMQQDVVELFRANAIEIPFPHQVEIVRTANSD, encoded by the coding sequence ATGGAAGACCTGCCCGTCCGTGTAACCACCGAATGGCTGACTCCGGTTGTAACCGGTTATCTGGCGCACGGCGCAAGAATTGTTTTGATTATTGTAGGTTCTTGGATCGCGCTCGCGGCGGGCAATCTTCTGTCCAAGCGAATCGCGGACAGGGCTTCCAAGCGTCTTGAATCCGAACCAGGAATAGCCGAACGCGTGCGCACAGTCAGCGGAGTGCTGCGGAATCTTTACAGGTATGTGGTCGTTTTTATTGCCAGCCTGCTGGTGCTGTCCGAGTTCGGAGTAGACCTGGGGCCGTTACTTGCAGGCGCGGGAATTTTGGGGCTGGCAATCGGTTTTGGCAGCCAAGAGCTTGTAAAGGATGTGATCGCCGGCTACTTCATTCTGATTGAAGGCGAATTTGGCGTTGGCGACGTGATCAAAGTAGGGGAACATGTCGGCACCGTTGAACGGCTCGGACTAAGAAATATCAAACTTGTGGCCTTCGACGGTTCAATTCACGTAATACCTAATTCCCAGGTTTCCACCTTGGTCGTTTTGTCCAAAGGATTCGCCCGCGCTTTTTTGAAAGTGGATGTTGCTTACTCTACCGACTTCGACAAAGTAAGAACCTTGTTAAGCGAGTATTCGTTGGGATTGATGAAGGAATTGGATTACATCCTGGGCGAGCCGGAAATTCTCGGAGTCAATTCGCTTAAAGATTCCGGAGTGGAATACTTTATCGCGATAAAGGTCAAGCCCGGCAAACAGCATGAACTTCAACGGAGAATGCAACAGGACGTGGTCGAGTTATTCCGCGCAAACGCGATAGAAATACCATTCCCGCACCAAGTCGAAATCGTCCGCACCGCAAATTCGGATTAA
- a CDS encoding antibiotic biosynthesis monooxygenase, with protein MNYITCKEHYREKFEYLFKTRARAIDRMPGFIRMEVLRPKKDGDSYLIVSHWESEENFKAWVGSPEFIEGHQRGFEDIKEAKARGEESPLSSDFRTYEVITT; from the coding sequence ATCAATTACATCACGTGCAAGGAGCACTATAGGGAGAAATTCGAGTACCTGTTCAAGACGCGCGCGCGCGCGATCGACAGAATGCCTGGTTTTATTCGTATGGAAGTACTTCGTCCCAAAAAGGACGGAGACAGTTATCTGATAGTAAGCCACTGGGAATCCGAGGAAAATTTCAAGGCTTGGGTAGGTTCACCGGAATTCATCGAAGGCCACCAGCGCGGATTCGAAGATATCAAGGAGGCCAAAGCGAGGGGAGAAGAGTCTCCGCTTTCGTCCGATTTCAGAACCTATGAGGTGATTACCACTTGA